One genomic window of Pseudomonas aeruginosa includes the following:
- the waaA gene encoding lipid IV(A) 3-deoxy-D-manno-octulosonic acid transferase: MNRTLYTLLFHLGLPLVALRLWWRARQAPAYAKRIGERFSLSLPEVPPGGIWVHAVSVGESIAAAPMVRALLERHPQLPVTVTCMTPTGSERIRALFGEQVRHCYLPYDLPWAAARFLDRVRPRLAVIMETELWPNHIHACAVRGIPVALANARLSERSARGYARFAGLTRPMLAELSWIAVQTEAEAERFRRLGARPECVSVTGSIKFDLRIDPQLPLAAAALREEWDATARPLWIAASTHAGEDEIVLAAHRRLLETRPDALLILVPRHPERFAGVHELCRREGFATVRRSGGEPVARATQVLLGDTMGELLFLYALADIAFVGGSLVPNGGHNLLEPAALGKPVFAGPHLFNFLDIAAQLRDAGALLEVTDAGELCDGLARLWAQPEVATAMATAGEKVLRNNQGALERLLAGLARLLGRGG; the protein is encoded by the coding sequence ATGAACCGTACCCTCTATACCCTGCTGTTCCACCTCGGCTTGCCGCTGGTGGCGTTGCGCCTGTGGTGGCGCGCGCGCCAGGCGCCGGCCTATGCCAAGCGCATCGGCGAGCGTTTTTCCCTGTCCTTGCCCGAGGTGCCGCCCGGCGGCATCTGGGTGCACGCCGTCTCGGTGGGCGAGAGCATCGCCGCCGCGCCGATGGTGCGGGCGCTGCTGGAGCGCCATCCGCAGCTGCCGGTCACCGTCACCTGCATGACCCCGACCGGCTCGGAGCGCATCCGCGCATTGTTCGGCGAGCAGGTCCGGCACTGCTACCTGCCCTACGACCTGCCCTGGGCGGCGGCGCGCTTCCTCGACCGGGTGCGGCCGCGCCTGGCGGTGATCATGGAAACCGAGCTGTGGCCCAACCATATCCATGCCTGCGCCGTGCGCGGGATCCCGGTGGCGCTGGCCAATGCGCGCCTGTCCGAGCGCTCGGCGCGTGGCTACGCGCGCTTCGCCGGGCTGACCCGGCCGATGCTCGCCGAGCTGTCCTGGATCGCCGTGCAGACCGAGGCCGAGGCCGAGCGCTTCCGTCGTCTCGGCGCGCGTCCTGAGTGCGTCAGCGTGACCGGCTCGATCAAGTTCGACCTGCGCATCGACCCGCAGCTGCCGCTGGCCGCTGCCGCCCTGCGCGAGGAATGGGACGCGACGGCGCGACCGCTGTGGATCGCCGCCAGCACCCATGCCGGCGAGGACGAGATCGTCCTGGCAGCCCACCGGCGCCTGCTGGAAACGCGTCCCGACGCGTTGCTGATCCTGGTGCCGCGCCATCCGGAACGCTTCGCCGGCGTCCACGAGCTATGCCGCCGCGAAGGCTTCGCCACGGTCCGGCGCTCCGGCGGCGAGCCGGTGGCACGCGCGACCCAGGTGCTGCTCGGCGATACCATGGGCGAGCTGCTGTTCCTCTATGCCCTGGCCGACATCGCTTTCGTCGGCGGCAGCCTGGTGCCCAACGGCGGGCACAACCTGCTGGAGCCGGCGGCCCTGGGCAAGCCGGTGTTCGCCGGTCCGCACCTGTTCAACTTCCTCGACATCGCCGCGCAATTGCGCGACGCCGGGGCGCTGCTCGAGGTGACGGATGCCGGCGAGCTGTGCGACGGCCTCGCGCGCCTGTGGGCGCAGCCGGAGGTCGCGACGGCCATGGCCACTGCCGGAGAGAAGGTGCTGCGCAACAACCAGGGCGCCCTGGAGCGGCTGCTGGCGGGGTTGGCGCGGTTGCTCGGGCGCGGCGGGTAG
- a CDS encoding LysR family transcriptional regulator: protein MQWNLEQIRLFVSVAERQSFSAAARELKRVQSAVSNGIALLEADLGVTLFERSSGRQPRLTDEGRVLLAEAREVLRQCERLQGRALGLARGEEPRLRLAQDEAMPYQPVLDSLEALAQRFPSLEVQVSSGGQGDVTRRLLEEQADLGLLFHHERMPESLERRRLGSVEMVTVCGAGHPLAGLQRVSRRELAQHRQLLIVPQQSGYPGGEQISPQVWRLDSFYSMAELLMRNLGWAWLPRHVVQYPTYDRLMVELTSDWTPPALVVELVWRRNEVLGPAAAWLGETFTRHLRAIG from the coding sequence ATGCAGTGGAACCTGGAGCAGATCCGCCTGTTCGTCAGCGTCGCCGAGCGCCAGTCGTTCTCTGCCGCCGCCCGCGAACTGAAGCGGGTGCAATCGGCGGTGAGCAACGGCATCGCGCTGCTGGAGGCGGACCTCGGCGTCACCCTGTTCGAACGCAGCAGCGGACGCCAGCCGCGCCTGACCGACGAGGGCCGGGTGCTGCTGGCGGAGGCGCGCGAGGTGCTGCGCCAGTGCGAGCGCCTGCAGGGGCGCGCGCTGGGGCTGGCGCGCGGCGAGGAGCCGCGGCTGCGCCTGGCCCAGGACGAGGCGATGCCCTACCAGCCGGTGCTGGACAGCCTGGAAGCGCTGGCGCAGCGCTTTCCCAGTCTGGAGGTGCAGGTGTCCAGCGGCGGCCAGGGTGACGTCACCCGTCGTTTGCTCGAGGAGCAGGCTGACCTCGGCCTGCTGTTCCACCATGAGCGCATGCCTGAGTCGCTGGAGCGGCGGCGCCTCGGCAGCGTCGAGATGGTCACGGTGTGCGGTGCCGGCCACCCGCTGGCCGGGCTGCAACGGGTCAGTCGCCGCGAGCTGGCACAGCACCGGCAACTTTTGATCGTGCCCCAGCAGAGCGGCTATCCGGGCGGCGAGCAGATCAGCCCGCAGGTCTGGCGGCTGGACAGCTTCTATTCCATGGCCGAGCTGCTGATGCGCAACCTCGGCTGGGCCTGGCTACCGCGGCACGTGGTGCAGTACCCCACCTACGACCGGCTGATGGTGGAGCTGACCAGCGACTGGACGCCGCCGGCGCTGGTGGTCGAACTGGTCTGGCGGCGCAACGAGGTGCTCGGCCCGGCGGCGGCCTGGCTCGGCGAAACCTTCACCCGCCACCTGCGCGCCATCGGCTGA
- a CDS encoding DMT family transporter, which translates to MTNYLYLAIAIAAEVVATTSLKAVAGFSKPLPLLLVVGGYVLAFSMLVLVMRTLPVGVVYAIWSGLGIVLVSLVAMFVYGQRLDPAALLGIGLIIAGVLVIQLFSRASGH; encoded by the coding sequence ATGACCAATTATCTCTACCTCGCCATCGCCATCGCCGCCGAAGTGGTCGCCACCACCTCGCTGAAAGCCGTCGCCGGATTCAGCAAGCCACTGCCGCTGCTGCTGGTGGTGGGCGGCTACGTGCTCGCCTTCAGCATGCTCGTGCTGGTCATGCGCACCCTGCCGGTCGGCGTGGTCTACGCCATCTGGTCCGGGCTCGGCATCGTCCTGGTCAGCCTGGTGGCGATGTTCGTCTACGGCCAGCGCCTGGACCCCGCGGCCCTCCTCGGTATCGGCCTGATCATCGCCGGCGTGCTGGTGATCCAGTTGTTCTCCCGCGCTTCGGGGCACTGA
- a CDS encoding NAD(P)/FAD-dependent oxidoreductase, with protein sequence MPQALSTDILIVGGGIAGLWLNARLRRAGYATVLVESASLGGGQSVKSQGIIHGGAKYALHGALTGASEAIADMPRRWRACLGSDGELDLRGVRLLSEAHYLWSPGGLAGSLTSFFASKAVRSRVEQAKGEGLPPALRDKGFKGKAYRLTEIVFDVPDLIRRLAELAGDSLLAGERIEPLREGRELAGLCVDGREIRAQRVVLSAGAGNEALLRELGLEQPAMQRRPLHMVMVKAATLKPLYAHCLGAGPKPRITVTTHPTRDGQSVWYLGGDIAEADGVARDEAAQIAEARRELAKLLPWIDLGQAQWATLRVDRAEPAQSNLLRPDNAFLAEQGRLLVGWPTKLALAPDFADRVCARLEEDGIRPSEHAALPQLPRPPLAEPAWEVAFA encoded by the coding sequence ATGCCCCAAGCCCTTTCCACCGACATCCTCATCGTTGGCGGCGGTATCGCCGGCCTCTGGCTGAACGCCCGCTTGCGCCGGGCCGGCTACGCCACCGTGCTGGTGGAAAGCGCCAGCCTCGGCGGCGGACAGAGCGTGAAGTCGCAGGGGATCATCCACGGCGGCGCCAAGTACGCCCTGCATGGTGCCCTGACCGGCGCCTCCGAAGCCATCGCCGACATGCCGCGGCGCTGGCGCGCCTGTCTCGGCAGCGACGGCGAACTCGACCTGCGGGGCGTGCGCCTGCTTTCCGAGGCGCACTACCTGTGGTCGCCGGGCGGCCTGGCCGGCAGCCTTACCAGCTTCTTCGCCAGCAAAGCGGTGCGCAGCCGGGTCGAGCAGGCCAAGGGCGAGGGTTTGCCTCCGGCGCTGCGCGACAAGGGGTTCAAGGGCAAGGCCTACCGCCTCACGGAAATCGTCTTCGACGTCCCCGACCTGATTCGCCGCCTGGCGGAACTGGCCGGCGACAGCCTGCTCGCCGGCGAACGCATCGAACCGCTGCGCGAAGGCCGGGAACTGGCCGGCCTGTGCGTCGACGGCCGGGAGATCCGTGCCCAGCGCGTGGTGCTCAGCGCCGGTGCCGGCAACGAGGCGCTGCTCCGCGAACTGGGCCTGGAACAACCGGCCATGCAGCGGCGGCCGCTGCACATGGTGATGGTCAAGGCGGCGACCCTGAAACCGCTGTACGCCCACTGCCTGGGGGCAGGGCCGAAGCCACGGATCACCGTGACCACCCATCCGACCCGCGACGGCCAGTCGGTCTGGTACCTCGGCGGCGACATCGCCGAAGCCGATGGCGTGGCCCGCGACGAAGCCGCGCAGATCGCCGAAGCGCGTCGCGAACTGGCAAAGCTGCTGCCCTGGATCGACCTCGGCCAGGCGCAGTGGGCCACCTTGCGGGTGGATCGCGCCGAGCCGGCACAGTCCAACCTGTTGCGCCCGGACAACGCCTTCCTCGCCGAACAGGGACGCCTGCTGGTCGGCTGGCCGACCAAGCTGGCGCTGGCCCCTGACTTCGCCGACCGGGTCTGCGCCCGCCTGGAAGAAGACGGCATCCGCCCCAGCGAACATGCCGCGCTGCCGCAACTGCCGCGTCCGCCGCTCGCCGAACCGGCCTGGGAGGTGGCCTTCGCATGA
- a CDS encoding aldo/keto reductase: MIRDTLHDLHRPLGDTGLAVSPLGLGTVKFGRDQGVKYPSGFTIPDDREAADLLALARDLGINLIDTAPAYGRSEERLGPLLRGQREHWVIVSKVGEEFVDGQSVFDFSAAHTRRSVERSLKRLETERIELVLVHSDGNDLDILENSEVYPTLAALKREGLIGAYGLSGKTVEGGLRALREGDCAMVTYNLNERAERPVIEYAAAHAKGILVKKALASGHACLGAGQDPVRASFELVFDQPGVAAAIVGTINPLHLAHNVAMAAQALKKA; the protein is encoded by the coding sequence ATGATCAGGGATACCCTCCACGACCTGCACCGCCCGCTGGGCGACACCGGCCTGGCCGTTTCGCCGCTGGGCCTGGGCACCGTCAAGTTCGGCCGCGACCAGGGAGTGAAGTACCCTTCCGGCTTCACCATCCCCGACGACCGCGAAGCCGCCGACCTGCTGGCCCTGGCCCGCGACCTCGGCATCAACCTGATCGACACCGCCCCGGCCTACGGCCGCAGCGAGGAACGCCTCGGCCCGCTGCTGCGCGGCCAGCGCGAACATTGGGTGATCGTCAGCAAGGTCGGCGAAGAGTTCGTCGACGGCCAGTCAGTCTTCGACTTCTCCGCCGCGCATACCCGGCGCTCCGTCGAACGCAGCCTGAAGCGCCTGGAGACCGAGCGGATCGAGCTGGTGCTGGTGCATTCCGATGGCAACGACCTGGATATCCTCGAGAACAGCGAGGTCTACCCGACTCTCGCCGCGCTCAAGCGCGAGGGCCTGATCGGCGCCTACGGACTCTCCGGCAAGACCGTCGAAGGTGGCCTGCGCGCCCTGCGCGAGGGCGATTGCGCGATGGTCACCTACAACCTGAACGAGCGCGCCGAGCGCCCGGTCATCGAGTACGCCGCGGCCCATGCCAAGGGCATCCTGGTGAAGAAGGCGCTGGCCAGCGGGCATGCCTGCCTGGGCGCCGGACAGGACCCGGTGCGCGCCAGCTTCGAACTGGTCTTCGACCAGCCGGGCGTCGCCGCCGCCATCGTCGGCACCATCAATCCGCTGCACCTGGCCCATAATGTCGCGATGGCCGCGCAAGCCCTGAAAAAGGCCTGA